In Paracoccus jeotgali, the following are encoded in one genomic region:
- the dnaN gene encoding DNA polymerase III subunit beta: MKFSIERADLVKAVAQAGSVVERRHTIPILANVQIEATESGVSFRGTDLDTEVVDRTAAHVERPGATTVSAQMLNEIARKLPDGSLVTLSVDGGSDRLAVQAGRSNFALATLPTEDFPVMANAEYSANFSAPAPVLRRLFDKSKFAISNEETRYYLNGVYLHVAQAEDGQVLRCVATDGHRLARIDAPLPEGAGDMPGIIVPKKTVAELRKLLDDDEAQIAVSVSDTKVRFATPTLTLTSKVIDGTFPDYTRVIPSGNSRKMEVDASDFARAVDRVATVSSEKTRAVKLALELDRVVLSVNAPDAGTAEEELAVAYGDEAMEIGFNAKYLQEIAAQIDRENAVFLFNGSGDAALIREGSDLSAVYVVMPMRV; this comes from the coding sequence ATGAAATTCTCGATCGAACGGGCGGATCTGGTCAAGGCCGTGGCGCAGGCAGGGTCCGTCGTCGAGCGTCGCCACACCATCCCGATCCTGGCCAACGTCCAGATCGAGGCGACCGAGTCCGGCGTCAGCTTTCGCGGCACCGATCTGGACACCGAGGTCGTCGACCGCACCGCGGCCCATGTCGAACGTCCGGGCGCGACCACCGTCTCGGCGCAGATGCTGAACGAGATCGCGCGCAAGCTGCCCGACGGTTCGCTGGTGACGCTGTCGGTCGATGGCGGCAGCGACCGGCTGGCGGTGCAGGCGGGGCGGTCGAATTTCGCGCTGGCGACCCTGCCGACCGAGGATTTTCCGGTCATGGCCAATGCCGAATATTCGGCCAATTTCTCGGCCCCCGCGCCGGTTCTGCGCCGGCTGTTCGACAAGTCGAAATTCGCCATCTCGAACGAGGAAACCCGCTATTACCTGAACGGCGTCTATCTGCATGTGGCCCAGGCCGAGGACGGTCAGGTGCTGCGCTGCGTGGCGACCGACGGCCACCGGCTGGCCCGGATCGACGCGCCCCTGCCCGAGGGCGCGGGCGACATGCCCGGCATCATCGTGCCGAAAAAGACCGTGGCCGAGCTGCGCAAGCTGCTGGATGATGACGAGGCGCAGATCGCGGTCTCGGTCAGCGACACCAAGGTCCGCTTTGCGACGCCCACGCTGACGCTGACCTCGAAGGTCATCGACGGCACCTTCCCCGACTACACCCGCGTGATCCCCTCGGGCAACAGCCGCAAGATGGAGGTCGATGCCAGCGATTTCGCCCGCGCCGTCGACCGCGTGGCGACCGTCAGCAGCGAAAAGACCCGCGCCGTCAAGCTGGCGCTCGAACTGGACCGGGTGGTGCTGTCGGTCAACGCCCCCGACGCCGGCACGGCCGAGGAAGAGCTGGCCGTGGCCTATGGCGACGAGGCGATGGAAATCGGCTTCAACGCGAAATACCTGCAGGAAATCGCCGCCCAGATCGACCGCGAGAACGCGGTGTTCCTGTTCAACGGCTCGGGCGACGCCGCCCTGATCCGCGAGGGCAGCGATCTGTCCGCGGTCTATGTCGTCATGCCGATGCGCGTGTGA